A stretch of the Gemmatirosa kalamazoonensis genome encodes the following:
- a CDS encoding glutathione peroxidase, producing MPLPNLELTTITGDIIPLADYRGQVLLVVNVASKCGFTPQYEGLEALHRRFHMRGFTVLGFPCDQFGHQEPGDADEIQRFCSLTYDVTFPLFAKTDVNGPNAHPLWRELKRAKRGLLGSRAIKWNFTKFLVDRDGTVRARFAPNTTPAELEPEVEALLAGR from the coding sequence ATGCCGCTACCGAACCTCGAGCTCACGACCATCACCGGCGACATCATACCGCTCGCCGACTACCGCGGCCAGGTGCTGCTGGTGGTGAACGTCGCCAGCAAGTGCGGATTCACGCCGCAGTACGAGGGGCTGGAGGCGCTGCACCGGCGCTTCCACATGCGCGGCTTCACCGTGCTCGGCTTCCCGTGCGACCAGTTCGGCCACCAGGAGCCCGGCGACGCGGACGAGATCCAGCGCTTCTGCAGTCTCACCTACGACGTCACGTTCCCGCTGTTCGCGAAGACGGACGTGAACGGGCCTAACGCGCATCCGCTATGGCGCGAGCTGAAGCGGGCGAAGCGCGGACTGCTCGGCAGCCGCGCGATCAAGTGGAACTTCACGAAGTTCCTCGTCGACCGGGACGGCACGGTGCGCGCGCGGTTCGCGCCGAATACGACGCCCGCGGAGCTGGAGCCGGAGGTCGAGGCGCTGCTCGCAGGGCGGTAG
- a CDS encoding cytochrome P450 produces the protein MTSIAAEAPLLRGHWLFGNSRDAQRDLLGLYANAARLGDVVQLRAAISGIKWYAFYSPTAIERVLHGNGRNYVKPPIIVRTFTQLTGLSVFTLESDAWLARRRLLQPAFHRERLGALAGVMESATRDTIERWAAIARRGDEVDLADEMTRVTLRVASEALFGRDLSADLDATGDELRVALAHVGYRMNRLPVPLWIPSRRNRRFLRARRALDALCHAAIAERRRAIAADRIDGDGRGALLDLLLGARDAETGAALDDAAIRDEVMTALLAGHETTAAAMAWAWALLAEHAGAADRVTAEADAALGTEVPRVADLARLPYARRVVDETLRLYPPAWAQPRQAVSDDVVDGVRVPAGAVIALAYWVTHRRRDVWGDDADAFDPDRFLPERSAGRSRWAYAPFGGGQRQCIGQQFALMESHLLIAALGRRFRVTLVRAERPEPDATFTLRPRGGVRATLRDLAVEPPGAVSSAGAAPRRAPASR, from the coding sequence ATGACGAGCATCGCCGCCGAGGCGCCGCTGCTGCGCGGCCACTGGCTGTTCGGCAACTCGCGCGACGCGCAGCGCGACCTGCTCGGCCTGTACGCGAACGCCGCGCGGCTCGGCGACGTGGTGCAGCTGCGCGCGGCGATCTCGGGGATCAAGTGGTACGCGTTCTACAGCCCGACGGCGATCGAGCGCGTGCTGCACGGCAACGGGCGCAACTACGTGAAGCCGCCGATCATCGTGCGCACGTTCACGCAGCTCACCGGGCTGTCCGTGTTCACGCTGGAGAGCGACGCGTGGCTCGCCCGCCGGCGGCTGCTCCAGCCGGCGTTCCACCGCGAGCGGCTCGGTGCGCTGGCCGGGGTCATGGAGTCGGCCACGCGCGACACGATCGAGCGGTGGGCGGCGATCGCGCGGCGCGGCGACGAGGTGGATCTCGCGGACGAGATGACGCGCGTCACGCTGCGCGTCGCGAGCGAGGCGCTGTTCGGCCGCGACCTGAGCGCGGACCTCGACGCGACGGGCGACGAGCTGCGCGTCGCGCTCGCGCACGTCGGCTACCGGATGAACCGCCTGCCCGTGCCGCTGTGGATCCCATCGCGCCGAAACCGCCGCTTCCTGCGAGCGCGCCGCGCCCTCGACGCGCTCTGCCACGCCGCGATCGCCGAGCGGCGCCGCGCGATCGCGGCGGACCGCATCGACGGAGACGGGCGCGGCGCGCTGCTCGACCTGCTGCTCGGCGCGCGCGACGCGGAGACCGGAGCGGCGCTCGACGACGCCGCGATCCGCGACGAGGTGATGACGGCGCTGCTCGCCGGCCACGAGACGACCGCCGCGGCGATGGCGTGGGCGTGGGCGCTGCTCGCCGAGCACGCCGGCGCCGCCGACCGCGTGACCGCGGAGGCCGACGCCGCGTTAGGCACGGAGGTGCCGCGCGTGGCCGACCTCGCGCGACTGCCGTACGCGCGGCGTGTGGTGGACGAGACGCTGCGCCTCTATCCGCCGGCGTGGGCGCAGCCGCGCCAGGCCGTCTCGGACGACGTCGTGGACGGTGTGCGGGTGCCCGCGGGCGCCGTGATCGCGCTCGCCTACTGGGTGACCCACCGTCGCCGCGACGTGTGGGGCGACGACGCCGACGCGTTCGACCCCGACCGGTTCTTGCCGGAGCGGTCCGCCGGCCGCTCGCGCTGGGCCTACGCGCCGTTCGGCGGAGGGCAGCGGCAGTGCATCGGGCAGCAGTTCGCGCTCATGGAGTCGCACCTGCTGATCGCGGCGCTCGGCCGGCGGTTCCGCGTGACGCTCGTGCGTGCCGAGCGGCCCGAGCCCGATGCGACGTTCACCCTGCGCCCGCGCGGCGGCGTGCGCGCGACGCTGCGCGATCTCGCGGTGGAGCCGCCGGGCGCGGTCAGCTCGGCGGGAGCGGCACCACGTCGGGCGCCAGCGAGCCGTTAG
- a CDS encoding ABC transporter permease, with protein sequence MRDPDIRPGVRRLFRLAKLPNDSAAEMNDEIRLHLALRTEQLVREGMSPEAARAEAERRFGDVQDAERLRASAAWRDGRLRLRERAESAWRTLRLAARALARTPGFVAVAVTCIALGVGANAAAFSLFDALVRRPLPVPEPDRLVSLSAPGPQHGSTQCNAIGTCEDVFSYPMFRDLQRGQTAFTGIAAHRLFIASVAVDGRATDGAGVLVSGSYFPVLRLRPALGRLLSPDDDRVPGDGFVAVLSHDYWTTHLGADPDVVGKRMVVNDKSLTIVGVAPRGFEGTVLGVRPRVFVPMTLGSELDLGWGSHATFDDRMQHGIFLFARLRPGMTIDGARAAMRPLYRRILAESDAPLQRGMSQPTMRRFLTRDLGIADGRRGQSMLRGATGAPLTFLFGITALVVLITCANLANLLLARGAGREAEVAVRLSLGARRAQVVTQLLVESCLLAALGGIASLLVARGTLAAAASFVPPPSLGSGSELSFALHPAAMAFAAAVSLGTALLFGLYPALHATRPDLIASIRSGAGQIAGGHRRAARVRTALVTTQIALSTALLVSAGLFVKSLRNVGHVDLGLRADGVVTFALVPALSGYSLTRSAAILSRVEADLRALPGVTGVGSTSVPMLTGMSNGGNVRVQGFRRGPDTDANTRMAAVSPGYLESLGIPLLAGREFTSADREGAPRVAMVNEAFARKFGLGRDVVGKRLAFDATSPEGALDVEIVGLIRDVRYSDVKREIAPLVLSPWRQDSTTVGLGYYVRTSTPEATLRAIPRVVAAIDGNLAVSMLKTLPQQVRENVYLDRMIGVLSAAFAALATLLAAVGLYGVLAYTVARRTREIGVRMALGAGASRVRGLVLGQVGRMTLVGGGLGVLGALGIGRATESLLFGLDGHDPTVIAVAAATIAAVALGAGYVPAWRASRVNPVGALRSD encoded by the coding sequence ATGCGCGACCCCGACATCCGTCCCGGCGTCCGCCGCCTGTTCCGCCTCGCGAAGCTGCCTAACGACAGCGCCGCCGAGATGAACGACGAGATCCGACTCCACCTCGCGCTGCGCACCGAGCAGCTCGTGCGCGAGGGGATGTCGCCCGAGGCCGCCCGCGCCGAGGCCGAGCGCCGCTTCGGCGACGTGCAGGACGCCGAGCGGCTGCGCGCGTCGGCGGCGTGGCGCGACGGACGGCTGCGGCTGCGCGAGCGCGCGGAGTCGGCGTGGCGCACGCTGCGGCTCGCCGCCCGCGCGCTCGCGCGCACACCGGGCTTCGTCGCCGTCGCCGTGACGTGCATCGCGCTCGGGGTCGGCGCGAACGCGGCGGCGTTCTCGCTGTTCGACGCGCTGGTGCGGCGGCCGCTCCCCGTGCCGGAGCCGGATCGGCTCGTGAGCCTGTCGGCGCCCGGGCCGCAGCACGGCAGCACGCAGTGCAACGCGATCGGCACGTGCGAGGACGTGTTCAGCTACCCGATGTTCCGCGACCTGCAGCGCGGGCAGACCGCGTTCACGGGGATCGCGGCCCACCGGCTGTTCATCGCCAGCGTCGCGGTGGACGGGCGCGCGACGGACGGTGCGGGCGTGCTCGTGTCGGGCTCGTACTTCCCGGTGCTCCGGCTGCGTCCGGCGTTAGGCAGGCTGCTGAGCCCCGACGACGACCGCGTGCCGGGCGACGGCTTCGTCGCGGTGCTGAGCCACGACTACTGGACGACGCACCTCGGCGCTGATCCCGACGTCGTCGGCAAGCGCATGGTGGTGAACGACAAGTCGCTCACGATCGTCGGCGTCGCACCGCGCGGGTTCGAGGGGACGGTGCTCGGCGTGCGGCCGCGCGTGTTCGTGCCGATGACGCTCGGCTCGGAGCTCGACCTCGGCTGGGGCTCGCACGCGACGTTCGACGACCGCATGCAGCACGGCATCTTCCTGTTCGCGCGGCTGCGGCCGGGCATGACGATCGACGGCGCGCGCGCGGCAATGCGGCCGCTCTACCGGCGCATCCTCGCGGAGTCCGATGCGCCGCTGCAGCGCGGCATGAGCCAGCCCACGATGCGTCGCTTCCTGACGCGCGACCTCGGCATCGCCGACGGGCGCCGCGGGCAGAGCATGCTGCGCGGCGCGACGGGTGCGCCGCTCACGTTCCTGTTCGGCATCACGGCGCTCGTCGTGCTCATCACGTGCGCGAACCTGGCGAACCTGCTGCTCGCGCGCGGCGCGGGGCGCGAGGCGGAGGTGGCGGTGCGCCTGTCGCTCGGCGCCCGGCGCGCGCAGGTGGTGACGCAGCTGCTCGTGGAGTCGTGCCTGCTCGCCGCGCTCGGCGGCATCGCCAGCCTGCTGGTGGCGCGCGGCACGCTGGCCGCGGCGGCGTCGTTCGTGCCGCCGCCGTCGCTGGGCTCGGGGAGCGAGCTGTCGTTCGCGCTGCACCCCGCGGCGATGGCGTTCGCCGCGGCGGTGTCGTTAGGCACGGCGCTGCTGTTCGGCCTCTACCCCGCGCTGCACGCGACGCGGCCGGATCTCATCGCGTCGATCCGCTCCGGCGCGGGGCAGATCGCCGGCGGGCACCGGCGCGCGGCGCGCGTGCGCACGGCGCTCGTCACGACACAGATCGCGCTGTCGACGGCGCTGCTCGTCTCGGCGGGGCTGTTCGTGAAGAGCCTGCGCAACGTGGGGCACGTGGACCTCGGGCTGCGCGCGGACGGCGTCGTGACGTTCGCGCTCGTGCCCGCGCTCAGCGGCTACTCGTTGACGCGTTCGGCGGCGATACTCTCGCGCGTGGAGGCCGACCTGCGCGCGCTCCCGGGCGTGACGGGCGTCGGCTCGACGTCGGTGCCGATGCTCACCGGGATGTCGAACGGCGGCAACGTGCGTGTGCAGGGCTTCCGCCGCGGCCCGGACACCGACGCGAACACGCGCATGGCCGCGGTGAGCCCGGGCTACCTCGAGTCACTCGGCATCCCGCTGCTCGCCGGCCGCGAGTTCACCAGCGCCGACCGCGAGGGCGCGCCGCGGGTCGCGATGGTGAACGAGGCGTTCGCGCGCAAGTTCGGGCTCGGCCGCGACGTCGTCGGCAAGCGGCTCGCGTTCGACGCGACCTCGCCCGAGGGCGCGCTCGACGTCGAGATCGTGGGACTCATCCGCGACGTGCGCTACAGCGACGTGAAGCGCGAGATCGCGCCGCTCGTGCTCTCGCCGTGGCGGCAGGACTCCACGACCGTGGGACTCGGCTACTACGTGCGCACCTCGACGCCGGAGGCGACGCTGCGCGCAATCCCGCGCGTCGTGGCCGCGATCGACGGCAACCTGGCGGTGTCGATGCTGAAGACGCTGCCGCAGCAGGTGCGCGAGAACGTCTACCTCGACCGCATGATCGGCGTGCTGTCGGCGGCGTTCGCGGCGCTCGCCACGCTGCTCGCCGCGGTGGGGCTCTACGGCGTGCTCGCGTACACGGTGGCGCGTCGAACGCGCGAGATCGGCGTCCGGATGGCGTTGGGCGCCGGCGCGTCGCGCGTGCGTGGGCTCGTGCTCGGCCAGGTCGGCCGCATGACGCTCGTCGGCGGCGGGCTGGGGGTGCTCGGGGCGCTCGGGATCGGGCGCGCGACGGAGTCGCTGCTCTTCGGGCTGGATGGGCACGACCCGACCGTGATCGCGGTCGCGGCGGCGACGATCGCGGCGGTGGCGCTCGGCGCGGGTTACGTTCCGGCGTGGCGCGCCTCGCGCGTGAATCCGGTGGGCGCGCTCCGGAGCGACTGA
- a CDS encoding alpha/beta hydrolase, which translates to MPSETTLILSDGTRVVEYAWPAHGSDVGSLLLVHGLGEHARRYDHVAAAITALGLEVRAYDQRGYGRSGGARATLPHAGALVDDARWMFERLAESRRAEGDARAPFVLGHSMGGAVVARAVTGGWIAPRGMILSSPALLPRVNVAERWATSLGARLFPGLRVPNGVPRDRLSHDPAVERALASDPGVHDRVTPRAVAFMLDAGRRAVADAPRCRVPTLLQVAGDDRIVDPAAAIRFAERLPAGVGTLRVYDALYHEIYNEREPDRTAVLADLATWLRARLA; encoded by the coding sequence ATGCCATCCGAGACCACGCTCATCCTGTCGGACGGCACGCGTGTCGTCGAGTACGCGTGGCCGGCGCACGGATCCGACGTCGGATCGCTGCTGCTGGTGCACGGGCTCGGGGAGCACGCGCGACGCTACGACCACGTCGCGGCCGCGATCACGGCGCTCGGGCTCGAGGTGCGGGCGTACGACCAGCGCGGCTACGGGCGCTCGGGTGGCGCGCGGGCGACGCTGCCGCACGCCGGCGCGCTCGTCGACGACGCGCGGTGGATGTTCGAGCGGCTGGCCGAATCGCGGCGTGCGGAGGGGGATGCACGGGCGCCGTTCGTGCTCGGGCACAGCATGGGCGGCGCGGTGGTGGCGCGCGCGGTCACCGGCGGGTGGATCGCGCCGCGCGGGATGATCCTGTCGTCGCCCGCGCTGCTGCCGCGGGTGAACGTCGCCGAGCGGTGGGCGACGTCGCTCGGCGCGCGGCTGTTCCCGGGGCTGCGCGTGCCTAACGGCGTGCCGCGCGACCGGCTGTCGCACGACCCCGCGGTGGAGCGCGCGCTCGCGAGCGATCCCGGCGTGCACGACCGCGTCACGCCGCGCGCCGTCGCGTTCATGCTCGACGCGGGGCGGCGAGCGGTCGCCGACGCGCCGCGCTGCAGGGTGCCCACGCTGCTGCAGGTCGCCGGCGACGACCGCATCGTCGATCCGGCGGCGGCCATACGATTCGCCGAGCGGCTGCCGGCGGGCGTCGGCACGCTGCGCGTGTACGACGCGCTGTACCACGAGATCTACAACGAGCGCGAGCCGGACCGCACCGCGGTGCTCGCCGACCTCGCGACGTGGCTGCGCGCGCGGCTCGCATGA
- a CDS encoding alcohol dehydrogenase catalytic domain-containing protein, translating to MRALRLTAPGHPVELHDVPVPALGPRDVLVRVRAAGICHSDAHYRAGRSPARPLPLVLGHEVAGVVERVGEMVTLVRPGDRVCLHYLIACADCWHCSRGSEQFCRTGSMIGHFRDGGWAEYIAVPERNAVRLPDEIPLEHGAVLMCSSATSLHALRKGRIVGGDRVAVFGVGGLGMSAVQLARALGALDVFAVDLDDAKLAMAESFGAIPISARGADPVATILERTGGAGVDVALELIGLPLTMRQAVQALGVQGRAVVAGLADRPLELDTYRDLLGKEAELIGANDHLLQELPLLLELARRRALDLARVVARTVPLDADAVNAVLDELDRFGAPVRTVIVPDPA from the coding sequence ATGCGCGCACTCCGACTCACCGCCCCCGGCCACCCGGTCGAGCTGCACGACGTCCCCGTTCCCGCGTTAGGCCCGCGCGACGTCCTCGTGCGCGTGCGCGCGGCCGGCATCTGCCACTCGGACGCGCACTACCGCGCGGGGCGCTCGCCCGCGCGCCCGCTGCCGCTCGTGCTCGGCCACGAGGTCGCCGGCGTCGTGGAGCGCGTGGGCGAGATGGTCACGCTCGTGCGCCCGGGCGACCGCGTGTGCCTGCACTACCTCATCGCGTGCGCCGACTGCTGGCACTGCAGCCGCGGGAGCGAGCAGTTCTGCCGCACGGGATCGATGATCGGCCACTTCCGTGACGGCGGATGGGCGGAGTACATCGCCGTCCCCGAGCGCAACGCCGTGCGGCTGCCCGACGAGATCCCGCTCGAGCACGGCGCGGTGCTCATGTGCTCGAGCGCGACGTCGCTGCACGCGCTGCGGAAGGGACGGATCGTCGGCGGGGACCGCGTCGCGGTGTTCGGCGTCGGCGGGCTCGGGATGTCGGCCGTGCAGCTCGCGCGCGCGTTGGGCGCGCTCGACGTGTTCGCCGTGGATCTCGACGACGCCAAGCTGGCGATGGCGGAGAGCTTCGGCGCGATCCCGATCTCGGCGCGCGGCGCGGATCCCGTCGCGACGATCCTGGAACGCACCGGCGGCGCGGGGGTCGACGTCGCGCTGGAGCTCATCGGGCTGCCGCTGACGATGCGCCAGGCGGTGCAGGCGCTCGGCGTGCAGGGACGCGCGGTGGTCGCGGGGCTCGCCGACCGGCCGCTGGAGCTCGACACGTATCGCGACCTGCTCGGCAAGGAGGCGGAGCTGATCGGCGCGAACGATCATCTCTTGCAGGAGCTGCCGCTGCTCCTCGAGCTCGCGCGGCGCCGCGCGCTGGATCTCGCGCGCGTCGTGGCGCGCACCGTGCCGCTGGACGCCGATGCGGTGAACGCGGTGCTCGACGAGCTCGATCGCTTCGGCGCGCCGGTGCGCACCGTCATCGTCCCCGACCCCGCCTAA
- a CDS encoding PadR family transcriptional regulator, whose amino-acid sequence MADPLPLVKGTLDVLVLKALSWTPMHGFEITAWLEARSGGTLGVQDSALYQALHRLEARGFVTAAWGVTANNQRARYYRPTAAGRAHLAAETAQWIRYAETVTGILTTAAGPA is encoded by the coding sequence ATGGCCGACCCGCTGCCGCTCGTGAAGGGCACGCTCGACGTGCTCGTGCTGAAGGCCCTCTCGTGGACGCCGATGCACGGCTTCGAGATCACCGCCTGGCTCGAGGCCCGCTCCGGCGGCACGCTCGGCGTCCAGGACAGCGCGCTCTACCAGGCGCTGCACCGTCTCGAGGCGCGCGGGTTCGTCACCGCCGCGTGGGGCGTGACCGCGAACAACCAGCGCGCGCGCTACTACCGGCCGACCGCCGCCGGCCGCGCGCACCTCGCCGCCGAGACCGCCCAGTGGATCCGCTACGCGGAGACGGTCACCGGCATCCTCACCACCGCCGCCGGCCCCGCCTGA
- a CDS encoding endonuclease III domain-containing protein, with product MGARIDLPPLAATLRAMYGRPTAPAPRSAFEWVLWENVAYLADEETRAIAFGELRDRVGLTPEAIVATPLEALHAITARGILAARFAGKLHLAAQRAVVEHAGDLDTAVRTAFARSPSAALAVLTGFPSIGQPGAERILLFMGLLPVLALDSAGLRVLQRLGAAREQRSYDATYRAVRAAVDASGPHPMPLLRELSLLLGTHGRRTCRRSAPRCDACPLRTSCDHAATMPLLPNGSLAPDVVPLPPS from the coding sequence ATGGGCGCGCGCATCGATCTACCACCGCTCGCCGCCACGCTCCGCGCCATGTACGGCCGCCCTACGGCGCCGGCCCCGCGATCCGCGTTCGAGTGGGTGCTGTGGGAGAACGTCGCCTACCTGGCCGACGAGGAGACGCGCGCCATCGCGTTCGGCGAGCTGCGCGACCGCGTGGGGCTCACGCCGGAGGCGATCGTCGCCACCCCGCTCGAGGCGCTCCACGCGATCACCGCGCGCGGCATCCTCGCCGCCCGATTCGCCGGCAAGCTGCACCTGGCTGCGCAGCGCGCGGTCGTCGAGCACGCCGGCGACCTCGACACGGCCGTGCGCACGGCGTTCGCCCGGTCGCCGAGCGCCGCCCTCGCCGTGCTCACGGGATTCCCGAGCATTGGGCAGCCCGGCGCCGAGCGCATCCTACTGTTCATGGGGCTGCTCCCGGTACTCGCACTCGACTCCGCGGGCCTTCGCGTGCTGCAGCGCCTCGGCGCCGCGCGCGAGCAGCGGTCGTACGACGCCACCTACCGCGCGGTGCGCGCGGCGGTCGACGCGAGCGGCCCGCATCCGATGCCGCTGCTGCGCGAGCTGTCGCTGCTGCTCGGCACGCACGGCCGGCGCACCTGCCGCCGCTCCGCGCCGAGGTGCGACGCGTGCCCGCTGCGCACGTCGTGCGACCACGCGGCGACGATGCCGCTGCTGCCTAACGGCTCGCTGGCGCCCGACGTGGTGCCGCTCCCGCCGAGCTGA